A window of the Nibribacter ruber genome harbors these coding sequences:
- a CDS encoding AsmA family protein, which produces MGKTKKVARYFFFVMGGLVLVAGLAAGTIYLYQDKIIQLFITEANKHIKTKVAVEKIDVSLWEKFPQVAISLQNVEITEAVPGSTAPLAKLKNIHSTFSLWDLVWGEYRIREIYLEEGEVHVKVLSNGEVNYLFYQSADTAQTGKLSFDLQGITLRKVHVLYVDAPLQQRYDVQAHLMKAALTLEEPLVNIKLKGNARVNTIRLAGNEYLKQKELTLGSQLSVDAERKHVALQPSELRVGKAQYQFGGTIDYANKTHLDLALEGKNTDVQSLVALLPRQATQSFAQYQSQGDVYFKGTVTGEASHKKSPAIQVSFGCRQASFFHPEYQEKLEQVSFTGRFSNGTLRNSQTSVVELRNIKGQLRGKPFSGEFVYANFLNPDVQAKLKADLDVAHVFGLFPVKEVKNGSGRALVDFSFAGNLRAFKANPRGAGISTSGEVQLQNVSLLFSQHPLPFKGVQGTFQVRRNDVAISDLKGTIGETDFLVNGFLKNALGYLFLDNQRLRVEADFKTRYLNLDQLLAASTTAPPVKRPSGKVDAYGYALNMPAHLELDINAAVTSLKFRRFKAKQLHGNVRLQNQVISSPNIAMQVVGGRFQVQGSVDARQPLIKINSTANIQDIKVDSLFYAFEDFGQAFITQRHLHGTLTARIESELFFDHHLNAREDLMQAEINTTLRDGQLLNWAPLQKMSTFISRGELANLRFSEIKNNFYIQDRTIYIPEMEIKSSTSRFNNITLSGMHTFDQQMDYKLKIPLSGATKAKRDKDERFGVIATTATASPNLFLTIKGREGNFKVAYDQERVKAKIAADLKTEKQELKELFQGKKKEEKKAVKPTTEYFDF; this is translated from the coding sequence GTGGGAAAGACAAAAAAGGTAGCCCGATATTTTTTTTTCGTGATGGGAGGGCTGGTGCTGGTGGCAGGACTGGCGGCGGGCACTATTTATCTTTACCAGGACAAAATCATACAGCTGTTTATCACGGAGGCCAACAAACACATCAAGACCAAGGTGGCCGTGGAGAAGATAGACGTCTCGCTCTGGGAGAAATTCCCGCAGGTGGCCATCTCCCTCCAAAACGTTGAAATCACCGAAGCTGTCCCCGGCAGCACCGCTCCGCTGGCCAAACTCAAAAACATTCACAGCACGTTCAGCCTCTGGGACCTGGTGTGGGGAGAATACCGCATCAGAGAAATCTATTTAGAGGAGGGCGAGGTGCATGTAAAGGTGCTTTCCAATGGCGAGGTCAACTATCTTTTTTACCAGTCTGCAGACACCGCGCAAACCGGAAAGCTCTCTTTTGACCTGCAGGGAATTACGCTGCGCAAGGTGCACGTGCTGTATGTAGACGCTCCCCTCCAGCAAAGGTATGACGTGCAGGCCCACCTGATGAAAGCCGCCCTCACCCTAGAGGAACCACTTGTGAACATTAAGCTCAAAGGCAACGCGCGGGTGAACACCATTCGGTTGGCCGGCAATGAATACCTCAAGCAGAAGGAACTCACGCTGGGCAGCCAGTTATCTGTAGACGCAGAACGCAAGCACGTGGCCCTGCAGCCCTCTGAGTTGCGCGTGGGCAAGGCGCAGTATCAGTTTGGCGGCACCATTGACTACGCCAACAAAACACACTTGGACCTGGCCCTGGAAGGCAAGAACACCGATGTACAGTCGCTGGTAGCCTTGCTGCCGCGCCAGGCCACCCAGTCTTTTGCGCAGTACCAGAGCCAGGGCGATGTCTATTTTAAAGGAACGGTGACCGGCGAGGCCTCCCATAAGAAAAGCCCAGCCATACAGGTAAGCTTCGGATGCCGGCAGGCTTCTTTCTTCCACCCAGAGTACCAGGAGAAGCTAGAACAGGTGAGCTTTACGGGGCGCTTTTCCAACGGCACGCTGCGCAACAGCCAAACCTCAGTGGTGGAGCTGCGCAACATCAAAGGACAGTTGCGCGGCAAACCATTCTCTGGAGAATTTGTGTATGCCAACTTTCTCAACCCAGACGTGCAAGCCAAGCTGAAGGCCGATCTAGACGTAGCGCACGTTTTTGGCCTATTTCCGGTAAAAGAGGTCAAAAACGGCAGCGGACGGGCGCTGGTAGATTTTTCTTTTGCGGGCAACCTACGCGCGTTCAAAGCCAATCCTAGGGGAGCGGGCATTTCTACTTCCGGGGAGGTACAGTTGCAGAACGTGAGCCTGCTGTTCAGCCAGCACCCACTGCCGTTCAAAGGCGTACAGGGCACGTTTCAGGTGCGCAGGAATGACGTGGCCATCTCAGACCTCAAAGGAACCATTGGGGAGACGGATTTTCTGGTGAACGGCTTCCTGAAGAACGCCCTGGGGTATCTATTCCTGGACAATCAACGACTGCGCGTAGAGGCCGATTTTAAGACTCGTTATTTGAACCTGGATCAGTTGCTGGCTGCCTCTACCACGGCCCCGCCGGTCAAGCGGCCATCTGGGAAAGTGGATGCCTACGGCTATGCCTTGAACATGCCCGCCCACCTGGAACTGGACATTAACGCCGCAGTGACTAGTTTGAAGTTCAGACGATTCAAAGCCAAGCAGCTACACGGCAACGTGCGGCTGCAGAACCAGGTCATCTCTTCGCCCAACATTGCCATGCAGGTGGTGGGAGGCCGGTTTCAGGTGCAGGGAAGCGTAGACGCCCGGCAGCCGCTCATCAAGATCAACTCAACGGCCAACATCCAGGACATTAAGGTAGACAGTTTGTTTTATGCGTTTGAAGACTTCGGGCAGGCCTTTATTACCCAGCGCCACCTGCATGGCACCTTGACGGCGCGCATTGAGTCTGAGCTATTCTTTGACCACCACCTCAACGCCCGCGAAGACCTGATGCAGGCCGAAATCAACACTACGCTGCGCGACGGCCAACTGCTCAACTGGGCCCCATTGCAGAAGATGAGCACCTTCATTAGTCGGGGTGAACTGGCCAACCTGCGCTTCTCAGAAATCAAGAACAACTTCTACATTCAGGACCGCACCATTTATATTCCAGAGATGGAAATCAAGTCCAGCACCAGCCGGTTCAACAACATCACGCTGTCTGGCATGCACACCTTTGACCAGCAGATGGACTATAAGCTCAAGATCCCGTTGTCTGGTGCCACCAAAGCCAAGCGCGACAAAGACGAGCGCTTTGGCGTGATAGCCACCACCGCCACTGCCAGCCCCAACCTGTTCCTCACCATCAAAGGCCGCGAGGGCAACTTTAAGGTAGCCTATGACCAGGAACGCGTCAAAGCCAAGATAGCCGCCGACCTCAAAACCGAAAAGCAGGAATTGAAAGAGCTCTTCCAGGGCAAGAAGAAGGAAGAGAAAAAGGCCGTGAAACCCACCACCGAGTACTTTGACTTTTAA
- a CDS encoding SIMPL domain-containing protein has product MKILLYVIILLASTVAFGQNVDDQTLQINGSARLSVKPDIGVLNIKVSDINASMSNSIARVGEKTNDYVKILQKLKFNKEDIKTTSFAVSKNSIYRDERYVDSGYVASQNIRIAFPYSQEILSKILNEFAKSSTEVDFSFAFELSEKLKTEVQNKIIELAVNDAKSKSVIISKASGQKLKRIQSINYGWNHDTGMEQIEREQVYAAEAVAAGGSVPFNFTPDDLIFRDTITVTWIID; this is encoded by the coding sequence ATGAAAATCCTTCTTTATGTAATCATTTTACTTGCATCTACGGTGGCATTCGGCCAAAACGTGGATGACCAAACTCTTCAAATTAATGGAAGTGCAAGACTTTCTGTTAAACCTGATATAGGGGTTTTAAATATTAAAGTTTCTGATATAAACGCGTCAATGAGCAATTCAATTGCTAGAGTTGGCGAGAAAACAAACGACTATGTGAAAATTTTGCAAAAACTTAAATTCAACAAAGAAGATATAAAGACAACGAGCTTTGCAGTTTCTAAGAATAGTATATACAGAGATGAAAGATATGTTGATAGTGGCTATGTGGCCTCTCAAAATATTAGAATAGCGTTTCCGTATAGCCAAGAAATTCTTTCTAAAATTCTGAATGAATTTGCTAAAAGCTCTACAGAAGTAGACTTTAGTTTCGCCTTCGAACTTTCTGAAAAGCTGAAAACTGAAGTTCAGAATAAAATTATTGAGTTAGCTGTGAATGATGCAAAAAGTAAATCAGTAATTATTTCGAAAGCTTCAGGTCAAAAGCTGAAGAGAATTCAAAGTATTAATTATGGTTGGAATCACGACACTGGCATGGAGCAGATAGAAAGGGAACAAGTATATGCTGCGGAAGCTGTGGCCGCTGGCGGAAGCGTGCCATTCAATTTCACGCCAGATGATTTAATTTTTAGAGATACTATCACAGTAACTTGGATTATTGACTAA
- a CDS encoding serine hydrolase domain-containing protein gives MDAELLAQAVAFAQTQETKRPKDFSDQEQIFGKLLGPIPEDRAATNGIILKNGYIVAEWGDTKRADPTYSIAKSFLSTILGITIDKGMIKNVQDPVANYIKDGGYDSEHNRKITWQHHAQQTSEWEGELFGKSHTFLGKEEFGSGERKPRALQEPGTFYEYNDVRINRMSLSLLRLWKKPLPEVLKEQIMNPIGASSTWQYIPYKNSYVDVDGKQLPSVSGGTRWGGGLWINTRDEARFGYLFLRKGRWKDKQLVSEKWVQQALTPSQHGPDYGYLWWLNTQKKQWPDAPATSYAALGAGSNTIWVDPEHDIVVVWRWHQTNGNEFFKRILAAVK, from the coding sequence ATGGATGCAGAGTTGTTGGCGCAGGCGGTGGCGTTTGCGCAGACGCAGGAGACCAAGCGGCCGAAGGATTTCTCTGACCAGGAGCAGATCTTCGGGAAGTTGCTGGGGCCTATTCCCGAAGACCGCGCAGCTACCAACGGCATCATCTTAAAGAACGGCTACATTGTGGCAGAGTGGGGAGACACCAAACGTGCAGACCCTACCTACAGCATCGCCAAAAGCTTTTTGTCTACCATTTTGGGCATTACCATAGACAAAGGCATGATCAAGAATGTGCAGGATCCGGTGGCCAACTACATCAAAGATGGCGGCTATGACTCTGAGCACAACAGAAAAATCACCTGGCAGCACCATGCCCAGCAGACCAGCGAGTGGGAGGGAGAACTGTTCGGCAAGAGCCACACCTTTTTGGGCAAAGAGGAGTTTGGAAGTGGAGAACGCAAACCCCGCGCTTTGCAAGAACCCGGTACTTTCTATGAATACAATGACGTGCGCATCAACCGTATGTCCCTATCCTTGTTGCGTCTCTGGAAAAAGCCCTTGCCCGAAGTGTTGAAAGAGCAGATCATGAACCCTATTGGCGCGTCCTCTACCTGGCAATACATTCCCTATAAAAACTCTTACGTGGACGTAGACGGCAAACAACTCCCCAGCGTGAGCGGCGGTACGCGCTGGGGAGGCGGCCTCTGGATCAATACCCGTGACGAAGCCCGCTTCGGGTATCTGTTTCTGCGCAAAGGCCGTTGGAAGGACAAACAGCTCGTCTCAGAGAAATGGGTACAACAAGCCCTCACGCCCAGCCAGCACGGACCCGACTATGGCTACCTTTGGTGGCTCAATACCCAGAAGAAGCAATGGCCAGACGCGCCTGCCACCAGCTACGCCGCCTTAGGCGCTGGTTCCAATACCATTTGGGTTGATCCTGAGCATGACATCGTGGTGGTATGGCGCTGGCACCAAACCAACGGCAACGAGTTCTTCAAGCGCATTCTGGCCGCGGTGAAGTAG
- a CDS encoding DinB family protein, translating into METITSTTPATSIISSKDLLAHWQGHRNVTRRVIEAFPEKELFEFSIGGMRTFYKMVQELLLLAAPGVKQMADGTVPQIKEDLYPANSKEELLALWDAQTEAMNQDWALIPDERFQETILAFGAYEGSVISTVLYYIDNEIHHRGQGYVYLRALGITPPNFYER; encoded by the coding sequence ATGGAAACCATCACATCCACCACCCCTGCCACATCCATTATTTCATCCAAAGACCTGCTGGCTCACTGGCAAGGACACCGTAACGTCACCCGAAGAGTCATTGAGGCCTTCCCAGAGAAAGAATTGTTTGAGTTTTCTATTGGCGGCATGCGCACGTTCTACAAAATGGTGCAGGAACTGCTGCTCCTGGCCGCACCCGGCGTGAAGCAGATGGCAGATGGCACCGTTCCGCAGATCAAAGAAGACCTGTATCCAGCTAACAGCAAAGAAGAACTACTGGCCCTCTGGGATGCCCAAACCGAGGCCATGAACCAAGACTGGGCCCTTATACCAGATGAAAGATTTCAAGAAACCATTCTGGCGTTTGGTGCCTATGAAGGTTCTGTGATTTCTACCGTGCTGTATTACATTGACAATGAAATCCACCACCGCGGGCAAGGATATGTGTACCTGCGGGCGCTGGGCATTACGCCACCTAACTTCTATGAGAGGTAA